A genomic stretch from Meriones unguiculatus strain TT.TT164.6M chromosome 15, Bangor_MerUng_6.1, whole genome shotgun sequence includes:
- the LOC110552959 gene encoding intestinal-type alkaline phosphatase: MQGARALLLLLGLRLQLSLSVIPVEEENPAFWNQKAKEALDAAKKLQPIQTSAKNLIIFLGDGMGVPTVTATRILKGQMDGHLGPETPLAMDYFPYMALSKTYSVDRQVPDSASTATAYLCGVKTNYKTIGVSAAARFDQCNTTFGNEVFSVMYRAKKAGKSVGVVTTTRVQHASPAGTYVHTVNRNWYGDADMPESALQEGCKDIATQLVSNMDIDVILGGGRKYMFPAGTPDPEYPNDVNETGTRLDGRNLVQEWLSRHQGSQYVWNREQLIQTSLDPSVMHLMGLFEPVDTKFETQRDPLMDPSLKDMTEAALRVLSRNPKGFYLFVEGGRIDRGHHLGTAYLALTEAVMFDQAIEKASQLTSERDTLTIVTADHSHVFSFGGYTLRGSSIFGLAPLNALDGKPYTSILYGNGPGYVGTGERPNVTAAESYSPSYRQQAAVPVKSETHGGEDVAIFARGPQAHLVHGVQEQNYIAHVMAFAGCLEPYTDCGLAPPAEQSGAVTPGHSTTTTRQTTTRQTTTRPTQSSASSQGPATAPLALTLLAGMLLLLGAAEEF, encoded by the exons ATGCAGGGAGCCCgggcgctgctgctgctgctgggcctCAGGCTACAGCTGTCCCTCAGTGTCATCCCAG TGGAGGAGGAGAACCCGGCCTTCTGGAACCAAAAGGCAAAGGAGGCCCTGGATGCTGCCAAGAAGCTGCAGCCCATTCAGACATCCGCCAAGAACCTCATCATCTTCCTGGGGGATG GGATGGGAGTGCCCACAGTGACAGCTACCCGGATCCTAAAGGGACAAATGGACGGTCATCTAGGACCTGAGACACCCCTGGCCATGGACTACTTCCCATATATGGCTCTGTCCAAG ACATACAGCGTGGACAGACAGGTCCCAGACAGTGCGAGCACAGCCACCGCCTACCTCTGCGGGGTCAAGACCAACTACAAGACCATCGGTGTGAGCGCAGCTGCGAGATTCGACCAGTGCAACACCACATTTGGCAACGAGGTCTTCTCGGTCATGTATCGGGCAAAGAAAGCAG GGAAGTCTGTGGGGGTGGTGACCACCACCAGGGTGCAGCACGCCTCCCCAGCGGGCACCTACGTTCACACCGTGAACCGCAACTGGTACGGGGACGCGGACATGCCCGAGTCAGCACTACAGGAGGGCTGCAAGGACATCGCCACACAGCTCGTTTCCAACATGGACATCGAC GTGATCCTTGGTGGGGGCCGAAAATACATGTTCCCTGCGGGAACCCCAGACCCCGAGTATCCAAATGATGTGAACGAGACTGGAACCAGGCTGGACGGCAGGAACCTGGTGCAGGAGTGGCTGTCCAGGCACCAG GGATCCCAGTATGTTTGGAATCGTGAGCAGCTCATTCAGACGTCCCTGGACCCGTCGGTGATGCACCTCATGG GCCTCTTTGAGCCTGTAGACACAAAATTCGAGACCCAACGGGACCCCTTGATGGACCCATCTCTGAAGGACATGACGGAGGCAGCCCTGCGGGTGCTAAGCAGGAACCCCAAAGGCTTCTACCTCTTTGTGGAAG GGGGCCGGATCGACCGTGGTCACCACCTGGGCACAGCTTACCTGGCGCTGACCGAGGCCGTGATGTTCGACCAAGCCATCGAGAAGGCCAGCCAGCTCACCAGCGAGAGGGACACGCTGACCATAGTCACCGCTGACCACTCCCACGTCTTCTCCTTTGGTGGCTACACCCTTCGAGGAAGCTCCATTTTCG GGCTGGCCCCCCTCAACGCTCTGGACGGCAAGCCCTACACCTCCATCCTCTACGGCAACGGCCCCGGCTACGTGGGTACAGGCGAAAGACCCAACGTCACGGCCGCCGAAAGCT ACAGCCCCTCGTACCGGCAGCAGGCGGCCGTGCCGGTGAAGTCGGAGACCCACGGCGGGGAGGACGTGGCCATCTTCGCGCGCGGCCCGCAGGCGCACCTGGTGCACGGGGTGCAGGAGCAGAACTACATCGCGCACGTCATGGCCTTCGCGGGCTGCCTGGAGCCCTACACCGACTGCGGCCTGGCGCCCCCTGCGGAACAGAGTGGCGCCGTCACCCCAGGCCACTCCACCACCACAACCCGCCAGACCACCACCCGCCAGACCACCACCCGGCCCACCCAGAGCAGCGCCagcagccagggcccagccaccGCCCCGCTGGCCTTGACGCTTCTGGCCggaatgctgctgctgctgggagcTGCCGAGGAGTTCTAA